A window of the Punica granatum isolate Tunisia-2019 unplaced genomic scaffold, ASM765513v2 Contig00001, whole genome shotgun sequence genome harbors these coding sequences:
- the LOC116189732 gene encoding LOW QUALITY PROTEIN: O-fucosyltransferase 38-like (The sequence of the model RefSeq protein was modified relative to this genomic sequence to represent the inferred CDS: inserted 3 bases in 3 codons) — MVNGRGAFQFHSRRAKLSRKLRSIAIYLALLVTFFLFTLIYISRKGLEGDGQQGTASDEIRSERVPEHEDVLHSEVHMKDQQLWGTPFSFGLHPCVKSTSKYKAAQETDRYLTVRSNGGLNQMRTGISDMVAVARIMNATLIIPQLDRRSFWKDSSSFADIFDEAHFIKSLEGDVRVMKELPVGIESIPHARRHFGSWSSMGYYEEMSHLFKDYQVIHAPKSDSRLANNDLPLDIQRLRCRALYHALRFSPXIESLGKKLVERLRSRNGQYIALHLRYEKDMLSFTGCTYGLTKAESDELRIMRERVSHWKVKKXNSTEQRNEGSCPLTPKEVGIFLRTLGYPSSTLIYIAAGEIYGGSARLLELASRFPNLIFKETLASTEELEGFMDHASQTAALDYIISVQSDVFVPSYSGNMARAVEGHRRFLGHRRTISPDRRRLVEVFDKLXRGEISEGSSLSRIVRKMHENRQGAKRKRRTATPGVKGRARFRTEESFYENPYPECICSTKSQS, encoded by the exons ATGGTGAACGGCAGAGGGGCCTTCCAATTCCATTCAAGAAGGGCCAAGCTCTCCAGGAAGCTCCGCTCCATTGCCATATACCTCGCCCTCCTCGTTACGTTCTTTCTGTTCACGCTGATCTACATCTCAAGAAAGGGGTTGGAAGGTGACGGGCAGCAGGGGACCGCATCCGATGAAATTCGATCTGAACGG GTTCCTGAACACGAGGATGTCTTGCACTCGGAGGTCCATATGAAGGACCAACAGCTTTGGGGTACTCCTTTCAGCTTCGGTTTGCATCCTTGCGTCAAGTCCACTTCTAAATACAAAG CTGCTCAAGAAACAGATCGATATCTCACTGTGAGGAGCAATGGAGGATTGAATCAGATGCGGACTGGT ATATCAGACATGGTAGCTGTGGCACGCATAATGAATGCCACTCTAATAATTCCTCAACTTGATAGACGCTCATTTTGGAAAGATTCAAG TTCATTTGCGGACATATTTGATGAGGCTCATTTCATCAAAAGCTTAGAGGGAGATGTGAGAGTCATGAAGGAGCTTCCCGTGGGAATAGAATCTATTCCTCATGCTCGTAGGCACTTTGGTTCATGGTCCAGCATGGGCTACTATGAGGAAATGTCACATTTGTTCAAAGATTATCAG GTCATCCATGCACCCAAATCGGATTCCCGACTTGCAAACAATGATCTCCCACTTGACATACAGAGATTGAGATGCCGAGCCTTGTATCATGCACTTCGCTTCTCTC CTATCGAGAGCCTAGGAAAG AAGCTGGTGGAGCGGCTGAGATCAAGAAATGGACAATACATTGCTCTTCACCTTCGGTATGAGAAAGACATGCTGTCTTTTACTGGTTGCACTTATGGTTTGACTAAAGCCGAGTCAGACGAGCTGAGGATAATGAG GGAGAGAGTAAGTCACTGGAAGGTTAAGA ATAATTCAACAGAGCAGCGAAACGAGGGATCTTGCCCTTTAACACCTAAGGAGGTGGGAATTTTTCTTCGCACTCTCGGGTATCCCTCATCGACATTGATTTACATTGCTGCTGGTGAAATCTATGGCGGAAGTGCTCGGCTTTTAGAGCTTGCATCTCGATTCCCAAATCTCATCTTTAAG GAGACTCTTGCAAGTACAGAAGAACTGGAAGGCTTCATGGATCATGCGTCTCAGACGGCAGCACTTGACTACATTATTTCAGTGCAAAGTGATGTCTTTGTGCCATCTTATTCTGGGAACATGGCAAGAGCAGTTGAGGGCCACCGGAGATTCCTAGGGCACCGAAGGACAATCTCCCCAGACAG GAGAAGACTGGTTGAAGTTTTTGATAAGC GAAGAGGTGAAATAAGTGAAGGTTCCTCTTTGTCACGTATTGTGCGGAAGATGCATGAGAATAG GCAAGGGGCTAAAAGGAAAAGGAGGACTGCAACACCTGGGGTTAAAGGCCGAGCGCGTTTCAGGACTGAAGAATCATTCTACGAGAACCCGTATCCCGAATGCATTTGCAGTACAAAGAGCCAATCATAA
- the LOC116189733 gene encoding chitinase 1-like, translated as MIEYIGATGVPVTFDSVPIKDGIDFHFILSFAIDADSSGNPQNGIFSPYWASSLSPDSVTQVKQDHPNIKAMASLSGWGLGDKVLRWYEPNNTHEWISNAFSSLKSLIASYHLDGIDIDYESFPKKKANSTFAFCMGELITMLKNQSVISIATIAPYHLTAHPYYTDLFNGYGSVIDYVNHQFYTDKVRTPKGYLEAFQLRASQFDKGKLLPSYEVNGRGIQGDAFFDALGLLEENGFEINGIMIFSADASSVNGYYYEKKSQQFLLNSTSADPPSYYY; from the exons ATGATAGAGTATATTGGAGCCACCGGTGTTCCAGTGACCTTTGATTCAGTCCCAATAAAAGATGGGATTGATTTCCATTTCATCTTAAGCTTTGCCATCGACGCAGATTCATCAGGGAATCCCCAGAACGGGATTTTCTCACCCTACTGGGCCTCGTCTCTAAGTCCGGACTCAGTTACCCAGGTCAAGCAGGATCACCCGAACATCAAAGCCATGGCGAGCCTCTCGGGATGGGGCTTAGGTGACAAAGTTCTTCGTTGGTATGAACCGAACAACACCCATGAGTGGATCTCAAATGCTTTCAGTTCCCTCAAGTCTTTGATCGCTTCTTACCATCTCGATGGCATTGATATCGACTACGAGTCTTTCCCGAAGAAGAAAGCTAACTCCACCTTTGCATTTTGCATGG GCGAGCTAATCACTATGCTGAAGAATCAGAGCGTTATCTCCATAGCAACCATTGCCCCCTACCACTTGACCGCCCATCCCTATTACACCGACCTCTTCAACGGCTATGGCTCGGTAATCGACTACGTAAATCATCAATTCTACACCGATAAAGTGAGGACCCCGAAAGGGTACTTGGAGGCGTTTCAATTGAGGGCAAGCCAATTTGATAAGGGCAAGTTGCTCCCAAGCTATGAAGTGAATGGAAGAGGCATCCAAGGGGATGCCTTCTTTGATGCCTTAGGGCTTCTTGAGGAGAATGGCTTTGAAATCAATGGGATCATGATCTTCTCAGCCGACGCCTCTTCCGTTAATGGATACTATTACGAGAAGAAATCGCAACAGTTCTTGTTAAACTCTACTAGTGCCGATCCTCCTAGCTATTACTATTGA
- the LOC116189727 gene encoding phosphatidylinositol 4-kinase beta 1-like: MVRLLGLTLRENDDSPREIPSSRTTLASESGETGWLIRFFNSAFFCEWIAVSYLYKHDHAGVRDYLCNRMYTLPLPGIESYLFQICYMMVHKPSPSLDKFVIDICSESLKIALKVHWFLMAELEDNDDNEGISRIQEKCQIAATLMGEWPPLLKPPSSTSSPGSKNQVLNRILSSKQRLLSLTSSPDENKRRSFSFSPSMGNNLQEEVGQSTPEENKIFKKFIPGPKVRDAFLFRKSVDKDDEESEKDGFFKRLLRDSKNEDEELTTSSEGFFKRLLRENKGEDEDFTSSSDGFFKRLFRDSRSDSDDKSVSKSVEEDEKEGFFRKLFKDKFEDRKDGNDDEDKGMGEERCSKSAEDEDKEGFFRKFFREKFEDKKDGNDKADEGNAHGEEEEFSLFRRLFRVHPEDPRTSAASENGTAGGLFESSPGTENFFRKLFRDRDRSVEDSELFGSKKQNEKRPGSPKQRNEQANVKPPLPNYSASHFRKGTYHESLDFVQSLCDTSYGLVDVFPVDDRKSALRESLGEMNLHVTEAQNSGGVCFPMGKGMYRVVHIPEDEAVLLNSREKAPYMICVEVLKSEMPSNSKDNSGAHKLSKGGIPLANGDALLAKPPSWAYPLWTTQEAYRNSTDRMSSSTAQAIDQAMGHKSEATAKFVNVNFSVEKKFRAMGSTRDVSHLDEGADMDLEWVRVVLTADPGVRMEDIEDPRRPRRKEHRRVPSTVAIEEVKAAAAKGEAPPGLPLKGAGQDSSDTQPRVGGHPKASDALSGELWELKKERIRKASPFGKLSGWDLRSVIVKSGDDCRQEHLAVQLISHFYDIFQEAGLPLWLRPYEVLVTSSYTALIETIPDTASLHSIKSRYPDITSLRDFFVAKYGENTPSFKLAQRNFVESMAGYSLVCYLLQVKDRHNGNLLLDEEGHIIHIDFGFMLSNSPGGVNFESAPFKLTRELLEVMDSDAEGVPSEFFDYFKVLCIQGFLTCRKHAERIILLVEMLQDSGFPCFKGGPRTIQNLRKRFHLSLTEEQCVSLVLSLISSSLDAWRTRQYDYYQRVLNGIL, translated from the exons ATGGTTCGGCTGCTCGGGCTCACTCTCAGAGAAAACGATGATTCGCCCCGGGAGATCCCGAGCTCTCGGACTACTCTGGCCAGTGAGTCAGGTGAGACTGGGTGGCTCATCAGGTTTTTCAACTCAGCATTCTTCTGTGAGTGGATTGCTGTTAGTTACCTTTATAAGCATGATCATGCGGGTGTTCGCGATTATCTATGCAATCGGATGTACACATTACCTCTGCCCGGGATTGAGAGCTATCTTTTCCAAATTtgctacatgatggtgcacAAGCCAAGCCCTAGCTTGGATAAGTTTGTGATCGATATTTGCTCCGAGTCATTGAAGATAgcattgaaagtgcattggtTCTTGATGGCGGAGCTGGAGGATAATGATGACAATGAAGGGATTAGCAGGATTCAGGAAAAGTGTCAGATTGCAGCTACTTTGATGGGTGAGTGGCCTCCTCTTCTGAAGCCACCCAGTTCTACTTCTAGTCCTGGGAGTAAGAATCAGGTTTTGAATAGGATTTTGTCATCAAAACAGCGGTTACTATCACTAACATCTTCACCGGACGAAAACAAGAGAAGGTCCTTCTCATTCTCTCCCTCTATGGGGAACAATTTGCAAGAAGAGGTTGGTCAGTCAACTCCAGAGGAGAATAAGATCTTCAAGAAATTTATTCCGGGACCAAAGGTTCGGGACGCCTTTCTGTTCAGGAAGTCTGTGGACAAGGATGATGAGGAGTCAGAGAAGGATGGTTTCTTTAAGAGGCTTTTGAGGGACAGTAAAAATGAAGATGAGGAATTGACAACTAGCTCGGAAGGTTTCTTCAAAAGGCTTCTGAGGGAAAATAAAGGTGAGGATGAGGATTTTACCTCAAGCTCTGATGGATTTTTCAAGAGGCTGTTTCGAGATAGCAGGAGTGATTCTGACGATAAATCTGTCTCAAAGTCAGTGGAAGAGGATGAAAAAGAAGGGTTCTTTCGCAAACTTTTCAAGGATAAGTTTGAGGACAGGAAAGACGgtaatgatgatgaagataaAGGGATGGGTGAAGAAAGATGTTCAAAATCTGCTGAAGATGAGGACAAGGAAGGATTCTTCCGGAAATTTTTCAGGGAGAAGTTTGAGGATAAGAAAGATGGTAATGATAAAGCTGATGAGGGGAATGCTCATGGTGAGGAGGaagaattttcattatttcgAAGATTATTCCGTGTGCATCCGGAAGATCCCAGAACCAGTGCAGCGAGTGAGAATGGTACTGCTGGTGGCTTGTTTGAAAGCAGTCCTGGCACTGAAAACTTTTTCCGCAAACTGTTTAGGGATCGTGATCGTTCGGTTGAGGACTCTGAACTTTTTGGTTCAAAGAAACAGAATGAG AAGCGCCCTGGATCGCCCAAACAACGAAATGAACAGGCAAATGTGAAGCCACCTCTTCCAAACTATTCTGCATCTCATTTCCGCAAAGGGACATACCATGAGTCACTGGACTTTGTCCAGTCTCTGTGTGATACGTCATATGGGCTAGTTGATGTATTTCCTGTGGATGACCGCAAAAGTGCTCTTCGGGAG TCACTTGGAGAGATGAATTTGCATGTAACTGAGGCCCAAAATAGTGGAG GTGTTTGTTTTCCGATGGGAAAGGGAATGTATCGTGTGGTTCATATTCCTGAAGATGAAGCTGTTCTGTTGAACTCTAGAGAGAAGGCACCATACATGATCTGTGTTGAggttttgaagagtgagatgCCAAG CAATTCCAAGGACAATTCTGGAGCACACAAGCTTTCCAAAGGTGGAATCCCTCTAGCAAATGGAGATGCACTATTGGCAAAACCACCTTCTTGGGCGTATCCTTTATGGACTACACAAGAAGCATATCGTAATAGCACAGATAGAATGTCTTCTTCTACTGCTCAAGCAATTGACCAGGCGATGGGTCATAAATCAGAGGCTACAGCCAAATTTGTCAATGTAAATTTCTCAGTGGAGAAGAAATTTCGGGCAATGGGTTCAACAAGAGATGTCAGTCATCTAGATGAAGGGGCAgatatggatttggaatgggTTAGAGTTGTCCTGACTGCGGATCCTGGAGTGAGAATGGAAGACATTGAGGATCCGCGACGTCCAAGGAGGAAAGAACACCGGCGAGTTCCTAGTACTGTAGCTATCGAGGAAGTAAAG GCTGCTGCAGCAAAAGGGGAAGCACCTCCAGGACTCCCTCTTAAAGGGGCTGGTCAAGACTCATCAGACACACAACCTCGA GTTGGGGGACATCCAAAGGCTAGCGATGCCCTATCTGGTGAGCTTTGGGAACTTAAGAAAGAGAGGATTCGAAAAGCTTCACCGTTTGGAAAGTTATCTGGTTGGGACTTGCGATCT GTTATTGTaaagagtggtgatgactgtCGGCAGGAACATCTAGCTGTGCAACTTATTTCCCACTTCTATG ATATATTCCAAGAAGCTGGTctccctctttggttgcgccCCTATGAAGTCCTAGTCACTTCGTCTTACACAGCTCTCATCGAAACGATTCCAGATACA GCTTCACTTCATTCTATTAAAAGTAGATATCCCGATATAACGAGCTTACGTGATTTCTTCGTAGCAAAATATGGAGAGAATACTCCTAGCTTTAAGCTTGCTCAG AGGAACTTTGTGGAGAGCATGGCAGGATATTCACTAGTATGCTACCTCCTTCAG GTGAAGGATCGCCACAATGGCAACCTCTTGCTAGATGAGGAAGGTCATATCATACATATTGATTTCGGTTTCATGCTCTCTAATTCCCCTGGTGGTGTAAATTTCGAGAGTGCTCCCTTCAAGCTAACACGAGAACTTCTTGAG GTCATGGATTCTGACGCTGAGGGAGTTCCAAGTGAATTCTTTGACTATTTTAAG GTGTTGTGCATCCAAGGGTTCCTAACTTGTAGGAAACATGCTGAGCGTATTATATTGCTCGTTGAGATGCTCCAG GATTCGGGCTTCCCGTGCTTTAAAGGCGGTCCACGGACTATACAGAACTTGAGAAAGAGATTTCATCTTAGCTTGACTGAAGAG CAATGTGTATCTTTGGTGCTGTCCTTAATCAGCAGTAGCTTAGATGCGTGGCGGACCCGACAATATGATTACTATCAGAGGGTCTTGAATGGAATATTATGA
- the LOC116189728 gene encoding BTB/POZ domain-containing protein At2g13690-like produces MGSTSAVCRRSRSSHRRGSWCCSFTVPPSSPEAITLSQKSHTTKSLHHHGNGKGNGGVKPEKPRDSFSKLSFTNSIPNSPQSSKSGLGLVGRIDPRRILSPGRVSPIDPDSATEAYPDPNLAIPSRSGSFRSQSERFSMTQLHAESFRDLPESPPAVPEDLPEPASLGPNKGFDVRLNLRSKKAGGGSLVLELSSEVLCSNSEVFAGLVAKYKKGSSGRESSSSVCRIEVPDVENLGVFRETIELMFEDDIAKSLMKIGVYRCIDVLEVSVSILFTRGVASCLKYIEAIPWTEEEEEKLRGLFTRVKFDEATINDIMYRLCNVEADCEQNLAKQLVCSITSCTDQNARNELKSLVKGLLSKSSVYEKDNSDLNKEEIYGVCRSCLASLVTLFNEASGNIKSEEGKPLIERISREVDNINWLLEILLDRQMAEDFVSIWADEEALAKLHEVASPMVRYELSRVSAVLFIAMGTRKLQCGLEARSGIFHLWFRPILSDFGWLQRCQKGLEMKLLEEAMGQVLLTLPLKQQYGMFMEWFRCFSKQGSECPNLSKPFQIWWRRSFLRGSETHSIECR; encoded by the exons ATGGGCTCCACCTCCGCCGTATGCCGGCGGTCGCGCAGCTCCCACCGCCGCGGCTCGTGGTGTTGCTCCTTTACGGTCCCGCCTTCAAGCCCCGAAGCCATAACGCTCTCCCAGAAGTCACATACCACTAAGAGCCTCCACCACCACGGCAACGGCAAAGGTAACGGCGGCGTTAAGCCCGAGAAGCCCCGCGACTCATTCTCCAAGCTCAGCTTCACTAACTCTATCCCCAACTCACCGCAGAGCTCCAAATCCGGCCTCGGCCTCGTCGGCCGGATCGACCCTCGCCGGATCTTGTCTCCCGGGAGAGTCTCCCCAATCGACCCAGATTCGGCTACGGAGGCCTACCCTGACCCTAATTTGGCCATCCCGTCTCGGTCCGGGAGCTTCCGGTCCCAGTCAGAGAGGTTCTCGATGACCCAGCTGCATGCAGAGAGCTTCCGGGACCTACCTGAGAGCCCTCCAGCCGTGCCTGAGGATCTGCCCGAGCCGGCCAGTTTGGGACCCAACAAAGGCTTTGATGTGAGGCTCAATCTGAGGTCGAAGAAGGCGGGCGGGGGAAGCTTGGTTCTGGAGCTCAGCTCGGAGGTCCTCTGCTCGAACTCTGAGGTCTTTGCGGGCCTCGTCGCGAAGTACAAGAAGGGTTCTTCCGGCAGGGAGTCATCTTCGAGCGTGTGCCGAATAGAAGTCCCCGACGTGGAGAATTTGGGGGTTTTCAGGGAGACGATTGAGCTAATGTTCGAAGATGATATTGCCAAGAGCCTCATGAAGATTGGTGTCTATCGGTGCATTGATGTACTCGAG GTATCGGTGAGCATATTGTTCACGCGAGGGGTGGCATCCTGTTTGAAGTACATTGAGGCTATTCCGTGGactgaggaagaagaggagaaactcCGGGGCCTGTTTACTCGGGTCAAGTTTGATGAAGCTACGATCAATGATATCATGTATAGACTCTGTAATGTTGAAGCAGATTGTGAACAAAACCTAGCGAAACAACTTGTGTGTTCCATCACTTCCTGCACTGACCAGAATGCTCGGAACGAACTCAAGTCCCTCGTGAAGGGCCTCCTCTCGAAGAGCTCAGTCTATGAGAAGGACAACTCTGACCTAAACAAGGAGGAAATTTACGGAGTCTGTCGCTCCTGTCTCGCTTCCCTAGTCACCCTTTTTAATGAGGCCTCGGGTAACATCAAGAGCGAAGAGGGCAAGCCTCTCATAGAAAGAATCTCGAGAGAAGTTGATAACATCAACTGGCTGCTCGAGATACTCCTCGATCGGCAAATGGCTGAGGATTTCGTCTCGATATGGGCGGATGAAGAAGCGCTGGCAAAGCTCCATGAGGTTGCTTCACCAATGGTGCGCTACGAGCTCAGCCGGGTCTCAGCGGTCCTGTTCATTGCAATGGGGACGAGGAAGCTTCAATGCGGGCTCGAGGCAAGGTCAGGAATCTTCCATTTATGGTTCAGGCCGATACTATCGGACTTTGGATGGCTGCAGAGGTGCCAAAAGGGGCTCGAGATGAAGTTGCTCGAGGAAGCTATGGGTCAGGTTTTGCTCACTCTCCCTCTGAAGCAGCAGTATGGGATGTTCATGGAGTGGTTCAGGTGCTTCTCTAAGCAAGGATCCGAATGCCCGAACCTCAGCAAGCCGTTCCAAATCTGGTGGAGAAGATCATTCCTTAGGGGCTCCGAGACACATTCGATTGAGTGTAGGTGA